In Mus musculus strain C57BL/6J chromosome 9, GRCm38.p6 C57BL/6J, one genomic interval encodes:
- the Olfr77 gene encoding olfactory receptor 77, translating to MEAENHTAIVHFLLIGLSEDPKIQSVLFGLFLSMFLITMLGNFLIVLVTSCDSHLHTPMYFFLCNLSFVDICLTSTTIPKMLVNIYMHTMKISYTECLTQVYFFNNFLGMDNFLLTIMAYDRFVAICHPLNYTVIMNPRICGLLVLLSWIIMFWVSLIHMLLMKQLNFSTSTEIPHFFCELTELLRVARSDTHINNIFLYLVTAVLGMFPVIGIAFSYFHIVSALMKMSSIKNKYKAFSTCGSHLCVVSMFYGTGFVVHLSSAVAHSSKRNTITSIMYTVVTPMLNPFIYSLRNKDVKGALVRLLRRVKFCP from the coding sequence atggAAGCAGAGAACCATACAGCCATAGTACATTTCCTCCTTATTGGTCTTTCAGAAGATCCTAAAATTCAATCTGTTCTTTTTGGACTATTCCTATCTATGTTCCTGATTACCATGCTTGGAAACTTTCTCATTGTCTTAGTCACCAGCTGTGACTCCCACCTTCACACccccatgtactttttcctctGCAACCTGTCATTTGTTGACATTTGTTTAACCTCCACTACTATCCCCAAAATGTTGGTGAACATTTACATGCACACCATGAAGATATCCTACACAGAGTGCCTTACTCaagtatatttttttaataattttcttggAATGGATAATTTTCTACTGACCATTATGGCCTATGATCGTTTTGTGGCCATCTGTCATCCACTTAACTACACAGTCATCATGAACCCTCGAATCTGTGGCCTTCTGGTTCTTTTATCTTGGATCATTATGTTCTGGGTTTCCTTGATTCATATGCTGTTGATGAAACAACTGAACTTCTCTACTAGCACTGAAATCCCACATTTCTTTTGTGAACTCACTGAGCTTCTCAGGGTGGCCCGCTCTGATACCCacataaataacatttttctgTATTTGGTTACTGCAGTGCTAGGTATGTTTCCTGTCATTGGGATAGCTTtctcttattttcacattgtctCTGCTTTAATGAAAATGTCCTCCATTAAGAATAAGTATAAAGCCTTTTCCACCTGTGGGTCTCACCTCTGTGTGGTATCCATGTTCTATGGGACAGGATTTGTAGTTCATCTCAGTTCTGCTGTAGCCCATTCATCCAAGAGAAACACAATCACTTCAATAATGTACACTGTTGTCACCCCTATGTTGAACCCCTTCATCTATAGCTTGCGAAACAAGGATGTAAAGGGGGCCTTAGTAAGACTCCTTAGAAGAGTTAAATTTTGTCCTTGA